The genomic window TTGTTTTCTTTTTCAAGCTCATAATAAAACCTTTCTGTTTGAGCTTTTACGCCTTCGAGAATATCGACTACCAAAATAGCACTATCCGAGGCTCTAATGCCACATAATGCATCACCTATAAAGTTATGGTAACCTGGTGTATCAATTAAATAAATTATGGTGTTGTTATTTTGAATATTTGCAATGGAAAGCTGTATTGAAACTTTTCTTTCAATTTCCTCGCTATCAAAATCCATTGCGAGATTGCCTTTTTCGGTTGAGCCTTTTCTTGTTATTTTTTTGTTTATAAAGAGTATGTCTTCTACAAGTGTGCTTTTACCACAGCCTCCTGCTCCACATATTGCAATTACTTTTTTATTTACCTCGCCCATAAATATCCCCCTTTTAAGTAAGCGATTTTTGCCTTAATTGCAGGCAGTAATCTTTATATTGAAAGAATTTATTTTCTTTTGAAGAAATATTATTGTACCAATCGTTTAGCCAAACTGCATACTCTGGATGGTTTTGGCTATTTGAGCGTAAAATCTTATTTTGTAGGTTGTAGGCTATTATTTTGTCTGATACGTCTAGTGACTCATTTGTTGTTACAAAGTGGGCTTTTTGTGCAGTTATTTGATATTTACCAGGCGAAATTTCCTTTAAATCCAGTTTGTTTGTTTCATAAAAACCAATTATCAAATGTTTAACTTGCTCATTGTGAACTATCGCTCTAAATAAAATTATTATATTTTGATACTCGTTTTTTGATATTCTTTGAAGTTTTTCAAATTCATTAAAACCAACGATACAATCTAATTTGTCATCAAGATTAAATCCTTCAGGGTACGGTCCAGATTCAAAGCCGTTTGCACTTGTTGATCTTGCTACAAATTCTCCGTGAGAGTTTGCAGCAAAAAAAGGGATGCTCAAGATAAGTTTTTCCATGATTACCTCCTTTTTGACTTGTATTTATAAAATATGTACAAGATCAAAATTCCTCCGACTAACATTATGATACCTACTATTCCGAAATACTTTTCAACCTCCTGGAATTGAAAACCTAAAAAATACCCCAAATACACATAAAAAAAGCTCCATAAAACAGCACCTATAGCATCGAATATGACAAATACAGCAAAATTCATTTTAGAAATACCAGCAACTAATGCAGTAAAGCTCCTCAAAAGCGATAAAAACCTGCTAAACAAAACAGATATGCCGCCATATCTATCAAAAAAATACTGTGTTGGTTTGTAGTATTTATCTTTTAGCAGCCTTTTTTTTATGATAATGTCTCCGAAGAATGTGCCAATAAAATAACTTGTTAAATAACCTAAAAAAGCTGCAACTATAACAACGATTAACAAAGATTCTATTTTTAAGTATCCTTTTTGGGCCATTATACCAGCTAATACTACCGCGGTTTCGCCTGGAACAATGAGGCTTGCAAAAACGACAGTTTCTAAAAATGTAAAGATAAATACAAACAACAAACCATATTTTTGAATGTAGCCCGTTAATTCAGATATTTCCATAATTACACCTTAAATTTAAATATAAACTAAATTTATGCCAATATCAAGATTTTATTAAAAATTTGTAAAATGCTTATTATTTCAATATTGTTTGTTTTAAGTTTTTTCTTGAAATACATAAAAAATTATGATATATAAAAAACTATGAAAAATTTTGATTCTATTTTGGCTGGGCAAGATATAAATCTATCATATTGGTGGTATTACTTTTATAGCTGGCGGGAGTAGTCTATCCTTTTGTAAGGCTTTATTTAGCCGGTTGGGGTGGACTACTCCAACCGGCTTTTTTTTTGCAAAAAATTTATGAGGAGGTTTTATGATAGTTATAATGAAAAAGTCTGCTACAGATAAGCAGATTGAGGGTGTCGTTAAAAAAATTAGCGAATTAGGCTTTACAAGCCATGTAAGTAAGGGAAGTGAACGTACAGTTATAGGTGTTGTTGGGGAATTTTCAAAAGATAAGCTTAAGATAGATCCATTATCATTGTTGTCTATGGAAAGCGGAGTAGAAACTGTCTAT from Desulfurella sp. includes these protein-coding regions:
- a CDS encoding DedA family protein: MEISELTGYIQKYGLLFVFIFTFLETVVFASLIVPGETAVVLAGIMAQKGYLKIESLLIVVIVAAFLGYLTSYFIGTFFGDIIIKKRLLKDKYYKPTQYFFDRYGGISVLFSRFLSLLRSFTALVAGISKMNFAVFVIFDAIGAVLWSFFYVYLGYFLGFQFQEVEKYFGIVGIIMLVGGILILYIFYKYKSKRR